A single Ischnura elegans chromosome 13 unlocalized genomic scaffold, ioIscEleg1.1 SUPER_13_unloc_4, whole genome shotgun sequence DNA region contains:
- the LOC124173279 gene encoding uncharacterized protein LOC124173279, whose amino-acid sequence MPEDWETLERITFQSSSTTFTAIREKQLQKFENLVEKKRSPESTFNKTDSVVINLSQVNLSDSATSILSKGLKFAIALRSIPKEDIISVVENALRKLRKSEADEIREEVSHIIRKARPPKPNLTRAEKEAVCELRKMDDSLILPADKGNATVIISEEDYRKKACGLLDDPTYKELNSDPTAKIQRNIKDLMKHSSIPQEERRSLIQSAPKPPRLYDLPKIHKDGIPLRPIVSAIDSPTHKLAKYLAHSLRPFSGLTAT is encoded by the coding sequence ATGCCAGAGGATTGGGAGACATTGGAGAGAATTACCTTCCAATCATCCTCCACCACCTTTACAGCAATAAGAGAGAAGCAATTACAGAAGttcgaaaatttggtggaaaaaaaacGTTCACCCGAATCCACCTTCAATAAAACAGATAGTGTGGTTATAAATCTATCTCAAGTGAATCTTAGTGATTCTGCAACCTCCATACTATCCAAAGGACTTAAGTTTGCCATAGCACTCAGAAGTATACCGAAGGAGGACATAATCAGTGTGGTAGAAAATGCTTTACGCAAGCTAAGGAAATCAGAGGCCGATGAAATCAGGGAAGAAGTCAGCCATATCATCAGGAAAGCGAGGCCTCCAAAACCCAATTTGACCAGGGCAGAGAAAGAGGCCGTCTGTGAACTCAGGAAAATGGATGATTCACTGATATTGCCAGCTGACAAAGGGAACGCAACTGTGATCATCTCTGAGGAGGACTACCGAAAGAAGGCTTGCGGTTTGCTAGACGACCCCACCTACAAAGAACTTAACTCAGATCCTACGGCAAAAATCCAGAGGAACATCAAGGACCTCATGAAGCATTCGTCAATACCCCAAGAGGAGAGACGATCACTGATCCAGTCGGCTCCTAAACCTCCACGACTTTATGACCTGCCTAAGATTCACAAGGATGGGATACCACTCCGGCCTATCGTAAGTGCTATTGACTCACCGACACATAAGCTTGCAAAGTATCTTGCCCATAGCCTTCGGCCATTCTCGGGCCTAACTGCAACCTAA